In the genome of Leishmania braziliensis MHOM/BR/75/M2904 contig, possible fusion of chromosomes 20 and 34, one region contains:
- the RH gene encoding putative ATP dependent DEAD-box helicase: MPRLAATRNWLLRRYTASCTHRLSAFSFLVIPTRSVVQSNMTGGPRSLLDRFETRELVTRLRRNRNGNYYRFRQKLWPSQEALEKAATTMTYSPVEQQPLALLPQREAPRQVFACEGRGGSMLLGAVETEERGASASQSSPAPAAVPLLRSQSESGVDSDSLDFMEEVLRADQSVSSKIMTEADVRGTVLESASTRARQILAGDLTCNPVTASHTTSIFLRRPAESTDAAGISWSALGLDAPISSAAEQLYGPVPTRLQARLLSALLHEDHNDVLFNGVTGSGKTSALVLALLQGIRSEAAGMNVLVATNTMNAMRLHDTVKALCRRAGGGVVVDRPADDYSWLFLGTYREDHESYYRQLRRGLRRSTGPARLFITTADVMCQLLFEKKMEFEDFGYLRRVYVDDVGAQVPMLPESVPVEVVRERLRNPLAAELLLGTLHQLPGPHIRSVLQLALVSADVDGKLKDHLQGLCMKPVAQTTVLSAVRVPSAVHCLFSFFLGHKEDRFTYLVRVLWNARETIPGRAVLFVPDAEDVLSARRRLRGLGVDARLFSEVYGGNEFKADWKFLLLKESEAFGVDLPLVSHVFINFAPTSWQSLLHMCGRTGRMGNVGWVYVVSDEQEAKRVRQVAEALSVDFCNHVIDDDLQQVLPAHVERFTKQPELYGLDPQFAVRQHYTVQAGSPDMAYRKREFFSKPAIRQFQMEDYTSIPLKQRRFDHARQLSQDVARNPSLVLDMQKQGLLDAQLKPTTKLKRCMDATTNRHAPDPFQKGQHRCQ; this comes from the coding sequence ATGCCACGACTGGCGGCGACTCGCAATTGGCTCTTACGGCGCTACACAGCGTCCTGCACGCATCGTTTGAGCGCGTTTTCCTTTCTGGTCATCCCTACGCGGAGTGTTGTGCAGTCAAACATGACGGGAGGCCCACGCAGCCTCCTGGACCGATTTGAGACCCGAGAGCTCGTCACCCGGCTGAGGCGCAACCGAAATGGAAACTACTACCGCTTTCGTCAGAAGCTCTGGCCCTCGCAAGAGGCACTTGAGaaggcggcgacgacgatgacgtaCAGCccagtggagcagcagccgttggcgttgctgccgcagcgcgaggCACCACGTCAGGTGTTCGCCTGTGAAGGCCGCGGCGGCTCAATGCTCCTTGGGGCAGTGGAGACGGAAGAACGGGGCGCGAGTGCCTCACAGAGCAGCCCCGCTCCCGCAGCTGTGCCATTGCTTCGCAGCCAAAGCGAGAGTGGAGTCGACAGCGACTCGCTGGACTTCATGGAGGAAGTTCTTCGCGCAGATCAATCGGTGAGTAGCAAGATCATGACGGAAGCGGACGTGAGGGGCACCGTTCTTGAGTCTGCTTCCACCCGTGCTCGGCAGATTCTCGCAGGCGATCTCACGTGCAACCCCGTCACCGCCTcgcacaccacctccatCTTCCTTCGAAGGCCTGCCGAGTCTACCGACGCGGCCGGAATTTCCTGGTCTGCCCTCGGCTTGGACGCGCCCATTAGCTCCGCTGCCGAGCAACTTTACGGGCCGGTGCCGACGCGCTTGCAGGCCCGCTTGTTGTCTGCCCTACTCCACGAGGATCACAACGACGTGCTCTTCAACGGTGTCACGGGGAGCGGCAAGACATCGGCGCTGGTCCTTGCCCTGCTGCAgggcatccgcagcgaggcTGCTGGCATGAATGTGCTTGTGGCGACAAATACAATGAACGCCATGCGACTGCACGACACCGTCAAGGCTCTCTGTAGGCgagccggcggcggcgtggtggTCGACCGGCCTGCTGATGACTACTCCTGGCTCTTTCTGGGTACCTACAGAGAAGACCACGAGTCCTATTACAGGCAGCTTCGACGCGGATTACGGCGCTCCACCGGGCCAGCGCGGCTCTTCATCACGACGGCGGACGTTATGTGTCAGCTGCTGTTTGAGAAGAAAATGGAATTCGAGGACTTTGGCTACCTTCGGCGTGTCTACGTGGACGATGTCGGCGCGCAGGTGCCGATGCTGCCGGAGAGCGTACCTGTAGAGGTGGTGCGCGAGCGACTGCGCAACCCgctggctgcggagctgctgttGGGGACGCTCCATCAGCTGCCTGGCCCCCACATTCggtcggtgctgcagctcgccctgGTCTCCGCTGACGTGGATGGAAAGCTGAAGGATCATTTGCAGGGACTGTGCATGAAACCTGTGGCCCAAACGACGGTGCTGTCCGCCGTCCGCGTCCCCTCCGCTGTGCActgtcttttctctttctttctcggACACAAGGAAGACCGCTTCACCTACCTTGTGCGCGTCCTGTGGAATGCGCGGGAGACGATTCCCGGCCGCGCTGTTCTCTTTGTTCCCGATGCGGAAGATGTGCTCAGTGCACGCCGGCGACTCCGAGGGCTCGGCGTAGATGCCAGGCTCTTCTCGGAGGTATACGGGGGCAACGAGTTCAAGGCCGACTGGAAGTTTCTGCTCTTGAAGGAGTCCGAGGCCTTCGGTGTCGACTTGCCCCTCGTCTCGCATGTCTTTATCAACTTTGCGCCGACGTCATGGCAGAGCCTCCTGCATATGTGTGGGCGAACCGGTCGTATGGGCAACGTTGGCTGGGTCTATGTTGTGAGCGACGAGCAAGAGGCGAAGCGTGTTCGGCAGGTTGCCGAGGCGCTCTCCGTGGACTTCTGTAATCATGTTATCGATGACGACCTTCAGCAGGTGTTGCCTGCCCATGTGGAGCGCTTCACGAAGCAGCCGGAGCTGTATGGTCTTGATCCCCAATTCGCCGTGCGGCAGCACTACACGGTGCAGGCCGGGAGCCCAGATATGGCGTACCGCAAGCGCGAATTCTTCTCCAAGCCAGCGATCCGACAGTTTCAGATGGAGGACTACACCTCAATCCCGCTCAAGCAACGCCGCTTCGACCACGCTAGGCAGCTGTCGCAGGATGTGGCGAGGAATCCATCCCTCGTGCTCGACATGCAGAAGCAGGGGCTGCTTGATGCGCAGCTGAAGCCAACAACGAAGCTGAAGCGATGCATGGATGCAACGACGAACCGACACGCACCCGACCCTTTCCAGAAGGGGCAACACCGCTGTCAGTGA
- a CDS encoding putative ubiquitin-conjugating enzyme: MSARTVRRAHMDFARLKELASRGSSTIRAVDMADEQGGTASGDAFHWRIRVMPPAESVYHGTTYDILFTLPQQDYPFKPPVVRVLTHIFNPMIAENGAVCEGLLQNDDWKPTTPVTDVVARVVKAIFLEYRTYAVLNEKAAGIMSTTTPEEFQKHVQRTRASDSCT, translated from the coding sequence ATGTCAGCGCGCACTGTGCGGCGGGCGCACATGGACTTTGCCCGTCTTAAGGAGCTGGCTAGCCGCGGTAGTTCCACCATTAGAGCCGTGGACATGGCCGATGAGCAAGGAGGCACAGCTAGCGGTGACGCGTTTCACTGGCGCATTCGCGTTATGCCACCCGCTGAAAGCGTCTATCATGGCACGACGTACGATATCTTGTTCACCCTCCCCCAGCAAGATTACCCGTTCAAGCCGCCAGTGGTGCGCGTTCTTACCCACATCTTCAACCCCATGATAGCAGAAAACGGCGCCGTATGCGAGGGTCTCCTGCAAAACGATGACTGGAAGCCAACCACACCTGTCACGGATGTTGTAGCTCGTGTTGTGAAGGCGATCTTCCTCGAGTACAGAACTTACGCAGTGCTGAATGAGAAGGCAGCCGGGATAATGTCCACCACAACGCCTGAGGAATTCCAGAAGCAcgtgcagcgcacgcgcgccaGCGATTCATGCACGTGA
- the DAT gene encoding putative dihydroxyacetone phosphate acyltransferase, producing MGFLPTRLALPEERKQVVLVAPIDGLTAACACAIATSPFVPLNCRVLVSDIQVQRRSLWSNNGSPHTACNSTETAAATRDFMRSVQKVEAHLRASRAAQRDRSVTHMTQFYYGGVSPKAEEIEPMFRRVSVLDGGALDKTSVGGATTDVTEASDRSSGVPHVADSVFVLVLSAQSLSSDTVSGLEAYDTLLRRLWSDASFSHATETGSQQTRVRGSLVILADDIYRAAACAMLTNIAKQVATTVEWVVLLVYAHAMDPPALEFSAAEVAVEAPTGISHGGTLPALCAATALGVLRHFPVSRIEPATITPVDIALNAAFLGHICLCHGELAECVECATEMQFCGASHTPANAATVAVETAAIMSTPPMQCVTRHRMASFAVAESRKPGETSLVWGMVAEYLMGYYTRFADQILAAFPVADVLTPSPVLQFPFSVVDFANFGPEPRAPAYVLEGLRACQQRQRLMEEVVGNPRAARVLKSYVSQMDSTVRRIKRTARVAAAREKASATIAASGKGTMPSSFSIVPYRLEDFNVALYHSLLRRLTSYYTFMPFHQYVALVEVDWEAYVSVIARAVLEHLARCVMRSSYNMQQLGSPSPAASAGEFARIVRVVGDSPALSAPSKPETTTVAATEARFAFPEPRRHFTNDLVYQGAERIPPMPFFTHKYLDLFVYVQRIGLTANGWRGDMTPGMAPQVLTSIIAQPDIQRLMTALAAKDGAARKEVEAQAKRILLQCGDTLNHVQCRATGLMIREIFRRIYCRIDVNGGAYERLHRYCAMPRVAVVFVPLHRSYIDFLVLSKILAIMQLPLPHVVAGENFLSMGLLATLMRGSGAFFMRRSFRSDPLYAALLREYVRHLVRGRRPLEFFIEGARSRTGKTMAPKMGLLKFVCDTFYEPGQQELDDVLIIPVSLSYDEVLEATTHAKEVLGVPKPKENPMNMLKARSLLKRMHGNVNVHIGEPVSLRSLKEHPRQCPLPFQPKDGQLSELAAPAVEIASVSKTLDTTPSVVKCSSITPASLLTTIAWHLMYKLQRDTIITPASMVAAVVECLGPYYCAASTKSKKGSDTTTTPPATSAAMPLQKLQQGVEWLRGLLRERGARLSVEAAELSPDRIVSLALHNLDRYIQITDDMSSVAYRPDDTVTRIAVNISTNQLIHVCMDEALIAVVAQAFGSATMPHRPPSGTDGTMLCGVRSVRADVLSNQTQLLRQLLSAEFPNYAAASPVSFASWLECTVSQLQQQPMEGHTAYSKLSGVDLHGGTVVHVPVTQYYYFLLQLICPHVEAFYAVLVAAAALLSVYPGKPLGAADVVTTTQRACGTLYAEDKLRYVVAANKETLQHYYESLIALSLLQLKRLPARMEPGKSKVRTGVVAYTVGSMGQEAALARLEMLATQIRMLWWHPSAAAGVTISKATIQERVLAVYRELTQPSKM from the coding sequence ATGGGCTTCCTACCAACTCGGCTTGCGCTCCCAGAGGAGCGCAAGCAGGTCGTCTTGGTCGCTCCCATCGATGGCCTCACCGCAGCCTGTGCTTGCGCGATCGCCACCTCCCCATTCGTGCCGCTGAACTGCCGCGTGCTGGTCAGCGACATTCAAGTGCAGAGGCGAAGCCTGTGGTCCAACAACGGCAGCCCTCACACAGCGTGCAACTCCACCgaaactgctgctgccactaGAGACTTCATGCGCAGTGTGCAGAAAGTGGAGGCACACCTGCGCGCGAgccgcgcagcgcagcgcgacAGGTCCGTGACACACATGACGCAGTTCTACTACGGTGGAGTGTCACCCAAGGCTGAGGAGATCGAGCCGATGTTTCGTCGAGTTTCTGTGCTCGACGGTGGCGCACTTGACAAGACGAGTGTTGGCGGAGCCACGACGGACGTTACTGAGGCGTCAGACAGGAGTAGTGGTGTACCCCATGTTGCGGATTCTGTGTTTGTATTGGTGCTGAGTGCACAGTCGCTTAGTTCAGACACGGTAAGTGGGCTCGAAGCGTACGATACccttctgcgccgccttTGGAGTGATGCCAGCTTTTCGCACGCCACCGAGACCGGCTCGCAGCAGACCCGGGTGCGAGGCAGTCTTGTCATTCTCGCTGACGACATCtaccgcgctgctgcgtgtgcaaTGCTGACAAATATCGCGAAGCAAGTCGCCACGACGGTAGAGTGGGTGGTGCTCCTCGTCTATGCACACGCTATGGACCCACCTGCACTGGAGTTCAGCGCGGCAGAGGTCGCCGTTGAAGCCCCAACGGGCATTTCGCACGGTGGCACACTTCCCGCTTTgtgtgccgccaccgcgctaGGCGTGTTACGGCACTTCCCTGTGAGCCGCATTGAGCCAGCCACTATTACGCCCGTCGACATCGCCTTGAATGCCGCTTTCTTGGGACACATATGTCTGTGCCACGGCGAGCTGGCCGAGTGCGTGGAATGTGCCACGGAGATGCAGTTCTGTGGTGCTTCGCATACGCCCGCAAACGCCGCCACTGTTGCGGTCGAGACAGCTGCCATAATGTCAACGCCGCCGATGCAGTGTGTCACGCGACACCGCATGGCATCTTTTGCAGTTGCCGAATCACGCAAGCCTGGCGAAACGTCGCTGGTGTGGGGCATGGTGGCGGAGTATCTCATGGGTTACTACACTCGATTTGCCGACCAAATTTTGGCTGCATTCCCCGTGGCTGATGTGTTGACACCGTCCCCAGTTCTGCAGTTCCCGTTCAGTGTGGTAGATTTTGCCAACTTTGGACCGGAGCCGCGCGCGCCTGCCTACGTGTTGGAGGGATTGCGCGCgtgtcagcagcggcagcgcctcaTGGAAGAAGTGGTTGGCAATCCCCGGGCGGCGCGGGTGCTGAAGTCGTATGTCTCACAGATGGACAGCACTGTCCGCCGCATCAAGCGTACGGCTCGCGTGGCAGCGGCCCGAGAGAAGGCATCTGCTACCATCGCCGCCTCGGGCAAGGGTACCATGCCCTCGTCTTTCTCTATTGTGCCATACCGCCTCGAGGACTTCAACGTGGCGCTGTACCACTCGCTTCTGCGTCGTCTGACATCGTACTACACCTTCATGCCGTTCCATCAGTATGTGGCGCTCGTCGAGGTTGACTGGGAGGCGTATGTGTCGGTGATTGCACGGGCGGTGCTTGAGCACCTGGCACGGTGTGTTATGCGGTCTTCATACAACATGCAGCAGTTAGGAAGTCCCTCCCCTGCAGCCTCGGCGGGTGAATTTGCTCGCATTGTGAGAGTAGTTGGGGATTCTCCCGCTCTCAGCGCCCCCTCCAAACCGGAAACTACTACTGTTGCTGCTACCGAAGCCCGCTTCGCTTTTCCAGAGCCGCGGCGCCACTTTACCAACGATCTAGTGTACCAGGGCGCTGAGCGCATCCCACCGATGCCGTTCTTTACGCACAAGTACTTGGATCTCTTTGTGTATGTTCAGCGCATCGGCCTAACAGCGAACGGCTGGCGCGGTGACATGACACCTGGCATGGCGCCGCAGGTGCTTACCTCCATTATTGCGCAGCCTGATATTCAGCGGCTCATGACCGCTTTGGCTGCGAAAGACGGTGCAGCgaggaaagaggtggaggcgcaaGCGAAACGTATTctgctgcagtgcggcgATACGCTGAATCACGTGCAGTGTCGCGCGACGGGTCTCATGATCCGTGAGATCTTTCGTCGCATCTACTGCCGCATCGACGTTAACGGCGGCGCCTATGAGCGTCTCCACCGCTACTGCGCCATGCCTCGtgtcgccgtcgtcttcGTCCCGCTGCATCGCTCTTACATTGActtcctcgttctctccaAGATTCTGGCGATcatgcagctgccgctgccgcacgtTGTAGCTGGAGAAAACTTTCTGAGCATGGGCCTCCTCGCCACTCTGATGCGAGGTAGCGGCGCCTTCTTCATGCGCCGCTCCTTCCGCAGCGATCCCCTGTACGCCGCGCTGCTCAGGGAGTACGTGCGGCACCTGGTGCGTGGCCGTCGTCCGCTCGAGTTCTTCATTGAGGGAGCACGGAGTCGAACTGGCAAGACGATGGCGCCGAAGATGGGGCTTCTCAAGTTTGTCTGCGACACCTTCTACGAGCCGGGCCAGCAAGAGCTGGACGACGTGCTCATTATACCGGTTAGCCTGTCGTATGACGAGGTGCTCGAGGCCACCACGCATGCCAAGGAGGTGTTAGGTGTTCCGAAGCCCAAGGAGAACCCTATGAACATGCTCAAGGCTCGCAGTCTACTCAAGCGCATGCACGGTAACGTCAATGTCCACATTGGCGAGCCTGTGTCCCTTCGATCCCTCAAGGAGCACCCGCGGCAGTGCCCGCTGCCGTTCCAGCCCAAGGACGGGCAGCTCAGTGAGCTGGCTGCACCAGCTGTTGAAATCGCGTCAGTGTCCAAGACACTCGATACCACACCTTCCGTTGTCAAGTGCAGCTCCATTACCCCGGCTTCTCTTCTCACCACTATCGCGTGGCACCTGATGTACAAACTGCAGCGTGACACGATCATCACCCCGGCATCAATGGTGGCTGCAGTAGTGGAGTGTCTTGGCCCCTACTACTGCGCAGCCAGTACAAAGTCGAAGAAGGGCAGTGACACCACCACAACGCCACCGGCCACGTCAGCTGCTATGCCTTTACAAAAATTGCAGCAGGGAGTCGAGTGGCTGCGTGGCCTCTTGCGCGAGCGTGGCGCTCGGCTTTCGGTGGAGGCCGCGGAGTTGAGCCCGGACAGGATCGTGTCGCTTGCGCTGCACAACCTGGACCGCTACATCCAAATCACGGACGACATGTCGAGCGTGGCATACCGCCCGGACGACACGGTCACCAGGATTGCAGTGAACATCAGCACCAACCAGCTGATCCACGTTTGTATGGACGAAGCTctcatcgccgtcgtcgcacAGGCGTTCGGCTCCGCTACCATGCCGCACCGTCCGCCATCTGGCACCGACGGGACGATGCTGTGCGGGGTCCGCTCCGTAAGGGCGGACGTGCTGAGCAATCAAACGCAGCTATTGCGACAACTGCTGTCTGCCGAGTTTCCCAACTacgccgctgcatcgccagTGAGCTTTGCGTCGTGGCTGGAGTGCACTGTAAGCCaacttcagcagcagcccatgGAGGGGCACACTGCGTACTCCAAGCTGTCTGGAGTCGACTTGCACGGTGGCACTGTTGTGCACGTGCCTGTTACGCAGTACTACTACTTCCTCTTACAGCTCATCTGCCCTCACGTGGAGGCATTCTACGCAGTGctcgtggcagcggcggctctTCTGTCGGTGTACCCTGGCAAGCCGCTCGGCGCTGCGGACGTGGTGACAACGACACAGCGAGCATGTGGCACCCTGTATGCGGAGGATAAACTGCGCTATGTTGTGGCGGCTAAcaaggagacgctgcagcactacTACGAGAGCCTCAtcgcgctctccctcttgcaGTTAAAGCGCCTGCCTGCTAGAATGGAGCCTGGCAAGTCGAAGGTGAGGACCGGTGTCGTGGCGTACACGGTGGGGTCCATGGGGCaagaggcagcgctggctCGCCTTGAAATGCTGGCGACGCAGATACGGATGCTGTGGTGGCATccctccgcagcggcaggggtAACGATCAGTAAAGCAACCATTCAAGAGCGTGTGCTAGCGGTGTACCGGGAGCTAACCCAGCCGTCCAAGATGTGA